From one Malus sylvestris chromosome 1, drMalSylv7.2, whole genome shotgun sequence genomic stretch:
- the LOC126590837 gene encoding uncharacterized protein LOC126590837, with protein MVTENKHFSSKTVTKESSVANASCRVYYGEAGAIPFMWESQPGTPKHKFSESSLPPLTPPPSYSTTSPSKKHIQQNPSSKAKFLGTIFPRLMKMVKAHNMLSPSPYPSLSSASSSSSASYSYSLSSSSSNSSSGLRTKKGRKNRCFSVSRMPLENNYEEDYYYDNHHRNSGSPTSALCSGGKRKGTISTNFHGIRGCYSVRKIKIACLSIVKP; from the coding sequence ATGGTGACTGAAAACAAGCACTTTTCCTCCAAGACTGTCACCAAGGAATCATCCGTGGCCAACGCTTCTTGCAGGGTTTACTATGGAGAAGCTGGTGCTATCCCATTCATGTGGGAGTCACAGCCAGGTACACCGAAGCACAAGTTTTCGGAGTCGTCTCTTCCTCCTCTCACACCCCCACCTTCCTATTCCACTACCTCACCCAGCAAAAAACATATCCAGCAAAACCCTAGCTCCAAAGCAAAGTTTTTGGGCACCATTTTCCCAAGGCTTATGAAAATGGTCAAGGCACATAACATGTTATCACCATCACCGTATCCATCGTTGTCATCGGCATCATCTTCGTCGTCGGCATCATACTCATATtcattatcatcatcatcatcgaaTTCTTCATCAGGTTTGAGAACCAAAAAGGGTAGAAAAAATCGATGTTTTTCGGTTTCGAGGATGCCATTAGAGAATAATTATGAGGAAGATTATTATTATGATAATCATCATCGAAATTCTGGATCACCTACTTCAGCTTTATGCTCTGGTGGTAAACGCAAAGGTACGATTTCTACTAATTTTCATGGGATCCGAGGCTGCTATTCAGTgaggaaaataaaaattgcGTGTCTGTCCATTGTAAAACCATGA
- the LOC126588840 gene encoding uncharacterized protein LOC126588840 encodes MHDQISIHCGVLRSRSFMVYTTRQSLRKVNDEQKTGIRKTEHDLQVAEEEMVKEKFGISSIFEDLTEVHGGWLPHTFGVHVDYFQTYIVTYWNELGRPAFNLGIEKALKMKAHGED; translated from the exons ATGCATG ATCAGATATCCATTCATTGTGGAGTTCTGCGATCAAGGTCCTTCATGGTGTATACAACTAGACAATCT CTTCGAAAAGTAAATGATGAACAGAAGACTGGAATTCGGAAAACTGAACATGATCTTCAAGTTGCAGAG gaagaaatggtgaaggaGAAGTTTGGGATTTCTTCGATATTTGAAGATTTGACTGAG GTCCATGGAGGATGGCTTCCACATACATTTGGAGTTCATGTAGACTATTTTCAG ACGTACATTGTGACTTACTGGAATGAGCTTGGAAGACCAGCCTTTAATCTGGGAATTGAAAAG GCCTTAAAAATGAAAGCTCATGGTGAGGATTAG